A DNA window from Desulfovibrionales bacterium contains the following coding sequences:
- a CDS encoding AAA family ATPase → MDKRDILSRLDFKNFYKRLVPTLREHGGQAIGLCPWHDDRSPSLSVNLKTGLYYCHACGAKGDVFTFYQQLNNVDFHTALKEIGEMTSIKTEPQRVVSRFEYSDLAGNILYAKERLEPGSNGRSKEFRFKHPVGDKWQSGRGGEAVPYRLPELARSKYAFIVEGEAKADLLHSWGLAATCLDSGASSPWHNHYLQYFADKEKMVILPDNDTPGRDYAKRIAVVLHGNVGQIKIVALPGLQEKGDVIDWTTIEGNNKQRLLAVVQEADEWKPQAKDLSFLMKGSDLAGMDIKVEWAVKDFIPKQGITLLHGKGGIGKTWLSFILADAVSKGMPFTGIETQAMPVVYIDLENPLPAVIERVRKIGCDNVLFWHAGGGKKKPPKLDGKDFLEYADLPPGALLIFDTLRAAQSGDENKSQDMALVMNNLKTLRDGGFTILLLHHTPKGNDRTYKGSTAIFDLADHVLGLHKVRRNNLDAEVDDDEDTDCYYRFGTKEKTRYQPFHVFLAFDPEKGFVPAPDPDEEAMKDLHGLIVELKASSGDWPIQGKIVEKAKEVIGLSRDRTLRLLGKGEKEKLWTSESLPSKKNAKVYRASSVFEFSGTIYSQKTRKLAETEDQFSGKHTPPNSPGDSINTEFSSFREGLQKTQKTDSSGVGCLTYQETGRCPGADWIEEQLKDEALYLSLEEEQGALPWS, encoded by the coding sequence ATGGATAAACGAGATATTCTTTCACGCCTGGACTTCAAAAACTTCTACAAGAGACTTGTTCCCACCCTTAGGGAGCATGGGGGGCAAGCCATAGGTCTTTGCCCCTGGCATGATGACCGGAGTCCCTCTTTAAGTGTAAATCTCAAAACCGGCCTTTATTATTGCCACGCTTGCGGTGCTAAGGGAGATGTCTTTACTTTCTACCAGCAATTAAACAATGTAGATTTTCACACCGCCTTAAAGGAGATTGGAGAGATGACCAGTATTAAGACTGAACCGCAAAGGGTGGTGTCCCGGTTCGAATACAGCGACCTGGCCGGTAATATCCTGTATGCCAAAGAACGTTTGGAACCTGGCAGTAACGGACGTTCAAAAGAGTTCCGCTTTAAACATCCGGTGGGGGACAAGTGGCAGTCTGGCCGAGGCGGGGAAGCCGTCCCGTACAGGTTGCCTGAGTTGGCCAGGTCAAAATACGCCTTCATCGTCGAAGGTGAAGCGAAAGCCGATCTCTTGCATTCATGGGGCCTGGCGGCTACCTGTCTGGATAGCGGGGCTTCCAGTCCGTGGCATAACCATTATCTTCAATATTTCGCAGACAAGGAAAAGATGGTCATTTTACCCGATAACGATACCCCGGGCCGGGACTATGCCAAAAGGATAGCCGTGGTTTTGCATGGCAACGTAGGGCAGATAAAGATAGTGGCCTTGCCTGGACTTCAAGAAAAGGGAGACGTTATAGACTGGACAACAATAGAGGGCAACAATAAGCAGAGGCTATTAGCCGTTGTTCAAGAAGCCGATGAATGGAAGCCGCAGGCTAAGGATTTAAGCTTTCTGATGAAGGGCTCAGACCTGGCCGGTATGGACATTAAAGTCGAATGGGCAGTCAAAGACTTTATCCCAAAGCAGGGTATAACGCTTCTACATGGCAAGGGTGGTATCGGCAAAACGTGGTTAAGCTTTATCCTGGCTGATGCAGTAAGTAAGGGTATGCCATTTACGGGGATTGAAACCCAGGCCATGCCGGTCGTTTATATTGACCTGGAAAACCCTCTACCTGCTGTAATCGAGCGTGTAAGAAAGATTGGCTGTGATAACGTCCTTTTTTGGCACGCAGGAGGAGGCAAAAAGAAACCACCTAAGTTGGACGGGAAGGATTTCCTTGAGTATGCAGACTTGCCACCCGGGGCATTGCTGATTTTCGATACGTTACGGGCAGCGCAAAGTGGGGATGAAAACAAGAGCCAGGATATGGCCCTGGTTATGAATAATTTGAAGACTCTCAGGGATGGCGGATTTACTATCCTGCTCCTGCACCACACGCCCAAAGGAAACGACCGGACTTATAAGGGGAGCACGGCCATTTTTGACTTAGCCGATCACGTCTTAGGACTTCATAAAGTGCGTAGAAACAACCTGGACGCAGAAGTAGATGACGACGAGGACACGGACTGCTACTACCGCTTTGGAACTAAAGAGAAGACCAGGTATCAGCCCTTTCATGTTTTCCTGGCCTTCGATCCTGAGAAGGGATTTGTCCCGGCGCCTGATCCGGATGAGGAGGCCATGAAAGATTTACATGGGCTAATAGTTGAACTTAAAGCCTCTTCAGGGGATTGGCCTATTCAGGGGAAGATTGTTGAGAAGGCCAAAGAGGTAATTGGACTAAGCAGGGATAGAACCTTAAGACTGCTGGGCAAGGGGGAGAAGGAAAAACTTTGGACTTCCGAAAGCCTGCCCTCTAAGAAGAATGCAAAGGTTTATAGGGCAAGTTCAGTTTTCGAGTTTTCGGGCACTATATATAGCCAGAAAACTAGAAAACTGGCTGAGACAGAAGACCAGTTTTCTGGAAAACATACCCCACCTAATAGCCCTGGAGATAGCATAAATACTGAGTTTTCCAGTTTTCGGGAGGGGTTACAGAAAACTCAGAAAACTGATTCTTCCGGGGTAGGCTGTCTAACCTACCAGGAAACTGGTCGTTGTCCTGGGGCGGATTGGATTGAAGAGCAACTAAAGGACGAGGCTTTATATCTTTCCCTTGAGGAAGAGCAGGGAGCCTTACCATGGAGCTAA
- a CDS encoding SUMF1/EgtB/PvdO family nonheme iron enzyme has product MATTVISLKGIDEAISNLNYRDHKTLKYRLIHAVREFYESENAVTTLQGIDTDRLVTALWDTGDDPSAIKPKRKNLSSIKSSVNADFKRLYEDGKNPEGIIIGRGNIFVMSDEAKDRMLTSFTGSAKKDGGVTLEQINEVLNIVREVLSDPEALANTGNSDRTGKLSQLKNIIQGLSQQIGLKVAHGDLTDGPAAPSEVRAYETHMAHGDTKDNDNPPTPPFTKGEDILSPPLGRDGGLSIPSLKKEESQIPPLEKGDTGGFSGEKTDTLPRISGNAAETGSEQNKDEVGGTGIESGVEGYGPGVGEADGREGTTSKEAPAAESTEDAASPEEIAANEVDVVDTVELVEEIIPEEPGSEKLENIGETGEYLAETEIVDDIESDETGDDLDEVEVVEDLVEKAPEEAEEVPAVVEEADLIEDLEPEEIGPEESEELQDTNEVVEEEVEEAIQEIVEAEEEAEPQGDTEIVDEAGLLPDAEPEDAVPEEMEEVEEVAEDNVQETLAEVIDDQPEIEAEETGSTEDLEPAELTDNLEEAEVVDEIAETKPEGEEVTQDDAEVADEAEIMEKAPEEELEPEEMGDIEEVEEDEAEEGIEELEITEKSGEPGLSASGSEAGYSDGIFGEEDKIPRARLLAEEFNRLLGDRERFYNQYILIPAGDYIVGNKSPGKDERPEQKVRLEAFYMGRFPVTNALFEVFVEKTGYKTIAERLGYGKVYYGRFKKTVDAKTGSIRLICQSGLSCETVYGTCWHQPSGPGTTIHNKRNHPVVQVSREDAMAFAAWTGKRLPTEDEWEAATRTADGYALPWGNDWQRDVCNIEASSIADTTPVDRHMDSGNNFGIIDAIGNVLEWTMEPCNPPSYARHDVKYYVAKGGSWISGNDIRLFNRFKLEAEMHSNILGFRCVAY; this is encoded by the coding sequence GTGGCCACCACTGTAATATCCCTCAAGGGAATCGACGAGGCGATATCCAACCTCAACTATAGAGACCATAAGACATTAAAATACAGGCTGATCCATGCCGTCAGGGAATTTTATGAAAGCGAAAACGCCGTCACCACCCTCCAGGGCATTGATACGGACAGACTCGTCACGGCGCTCTGGGACACCGGAGACGATCCTTCTGCGATCAAACCCAAGCGAAAAAACCTGAGCAGTATCAAATCCTCTGTCAATGCGGATTTTAAAAGGCTTTACGAGGATGGAAAAAATCCTGAGGGCATAATCATAGGACGCGGCAATATCTTTGTTATGTCCGATGAGGCCAAAGACCGGATGCTCACCTCGTTTACCGGCAGTGCGAAAAAGGACGGAGGCGTTACGCTGGAACAGATAAACGAGGTCTTAAATATTGTCCGCGAAGTGTTGTCGGATCCGGAGGCCTTGGCTAATACGGGGAATTCGGACAGAACAGGCAAGCTAAGCCAATTAAAAAATATAATCCAGGGGTTGTCGCAACAAATTGGTTTAAAAGTAGCACATGGCGATTTGACTGATGGGCCTGCCGCGCCATCTGAAGTCAGGGCGTATGAAACGCACATGGCACATGGCGACACAAAGGACAATGATAATCCCCCTACACCCCCCTTTACTAAAGGGGAAGATATATTAAGCCCCCCGTTGGGAAGAGACGGGGGCCTTTCAATTCCTTCCTTGAAAAAGGAAGAAAGCCAAATTCCCCCTTTGGAAAAGGGGGATACAGGGGGATTTTCAGGTGAAAAGACTGATACGCTTCCCCGGATTTCAGGAAATGCCGCAGAAACGGGCAGTGAACAGAATAAAGACGAGGTGGGAGGTACCGGCATCGAGTCCGGTGTCGAAGGCTACGGACCTGGTGTTGGTGAAGCTGATGGGCGAGAGGGAACCACATCGAAAGAGGCTCCGGCAGCAGAATCAACCGAAGATGCCGCTAGTCCGGAAGAAATCGCTGCGAATGAGGTTGACGTAGTCGATACAGTCGAGCTTGTCGAAGAGATAATACCGGAAGAACCGGGATCTGAAAAACTCGAAAATATCGGGGAGACCGGGGAATATCTCGCAGAGACGGAGATCGTAGATGATATTGAATCGGACGAGACCGGTGACGACCTCGACGAAGTTGAAGTCGTAGAGGACCTCGTAGAGAAAGCACCGGAAGAAGCCGAAGAAGTCCCCGCAGTAGTGGAAGAAGCCGATCTCATCGAAGACCTGGAACCCGAAGAAATAGGGCCTGAAGAATCAGAAGAACTTCAGGATACTAACGAAGTCGTTGAAGAAGAAGTGGAAGAAGCCATCCAGGAAATCGTGGAAGCAGAGGAAGAGGCAGAGCCGCAAGGGGACACAGAAATAGTCGATGAAGCCGGCCTCCTGCCGGATGCCGAACCGGAAGATGCCGTACCGGAAGAGATGGAGGAAGTCGAAGAGGTCGCCGAGGATAACGTCCAAGAAACCCTCGCAGAAGTCATAGACGACCAACCAGAGATCGAGGCCGAAGAAACCGGAAGCACAGAAGACCTGGAACCCGCCGAGCTCACCGATAACCTTGAAGAAGCCGAGGTCGTAGATGAAATTGCAGAAACAAAACCCGAAGGGGAAGAGGTTACTCAGGATGATGCAGAAGTGGCGGATGAAGCAGAGATAATGGAAAAGGCACCGGAGGAAGAGCTAGAGCCTGAGGAGATGGGAGACATCGAAGAAGTTGAAGAGGATGAGGCCGAGGAAGGCATTGAGGAGCTGGAAATCACAGAGAAATCTGGAGAGCCAGGCCTCTCCGCCAGCGGTTCAGAGGCGGGATATTCGGACGGCATTTTTGGAGAGGAGGATAAGATACCGAGGGCCAGGCTCCTGGCCGAGGAATTTAATCGCTTGCTCGGCGACAGGGAAAGATTTTACAATCAGTATATTCTGATCCCGGCGGGAGACTATATCGTTGGCAATAAGTCTCCCGGCAAAGATGAACGTCCTGAACAAAAAGTGCGTTTAGAGGCCTTTTATATGGGCAGGTTCCCGGTTACAAACGCGCTCTTCGAAGTTTTTGTGGAAAAGACCGGATACAAAACCATCGCTGAAAGGCTTGGATACGGAAAGGTCTATTACGGACGTTTTAAGAAAACGGTAGATGCAAAAACCGGTTCAATAAGACTTATCTGCCAGTCCGGCCTTAGCTGTGAGACAGTATATGGGACCTGCTGGCATCAGCCCTCAGGGCCCGGAACTACGATACACAATAAAAGAAATCACCCTGTGGTTCAGGTCAGCCGGGAAGACGCCATGGCCTTTGCCGCCTGGACAGGCAAAAGGCTGCCTACTGAAGATGAATGGGAGGCCGCAACACGGACGGCTGACGGCTATGCGCTTCCCTGGGGGAACGACTGGCAGAGAGATGTCTGTAATATTGAGGCCAGCTCCATAGCGGACACCACACCTGTGGACAGACACATGGATTCCGGGAATAATTTCGGGATAATTGACGCCATAGGAAATGTACTGGAGTGGACAATGGAACCCTGTAACCCGCCTTCCTATGCCAGACACGACGTTAAATACTATGTAGCCAAGGGCGGCAGTTGGATTTCCGGCAATGACATACGCCTGTTCAACCGCTTTAAACTGGAGGCTGAAATGCACTCCAATATACTCGGATTTAGATGCGTGGCATATTGA
- a CDS encoding helix-turn-helix transcriptional regulator produces the protein MKHKKKAIDALRSLGFAEVFFSGEAIPWRAAFPEYTDEQLPGRILAGARVKEGMSQVRLAKLTGIPQRHISEMENGKRPIGKKNAKLFAEALKVDYRIFL, from the coding sequence GTGAAACACAAGAAGAAGGCTATTGATGCGTTGAGGTCTCTGGGCTTCGCAGAGGTGTTTTTTTCTGGTGAAGCCATTCCATGGCGTGCGGCATTCCCGGAATACACCGACGAACAATTGCCGGGCCGTATTCTGGCCGGAGCGCGGGTAAAAGAAGGGATGTCGCAGGTAAGGCTTGCCAAGTTGACGGGCATTCCACAGCGTCACATCAGCGAAATGGAGAACGGAAAAAGGCCGATCGGCAAGAAGAATGCTAAACTTTTCGCAGAAGCATTGAAGGTTGATTACCGAATTTTCTTATAG
- a CDS encoding cytotoxic translational repressor of toxin-antitoxin stability system encodes MKWTVTISREAGKQIAKLPQMVRDSLIALIKEIEVNGPVRGNWPNYSALTGNRYHCHLKKGRPTYVAVWELKNKKDRSVEVVYAGTHEKAPYQKR; translated from the coding sequence ATGAAATGGACGGTAACGATCAGCCGGGAAGCCGGGAAACAAATTGCGAAACTCCCACAGATGGTCAGGGATTCGTTGATTGCGTTGATTAAAGAGATTGAGGTGAACGGGCCGGTCAGGGGCAACTGGCCCAACTACAGCGCCCTGACGGGGAACCGTTATCATTGTCATTTGAAAAAGGGCCGACCGACGTATGTTGCCGTCTGGGAGCTTAAGAATAAAAAAGACAGGTCTGTTGAGGTGGTTTATGCCGGAACCCATGAGAAAGCGCCCTATCAGAAACGTTGA
- a CDS encoding site-specific integrase — MAKYVSVDPVRHPGVVYYESDNRKHNGKPDRCFYITYKVEGRLTREKIGWLSEGYSGKLAGQIRAERLRSIRHGEELPKQRKKVPTFGELAKGYFDHYKGLHGKIDLIDLKRYEVHLAPVLGDKKADQIDPLTIDRIRINLKKDGREGSVYNVLELARRILNFAFKKRLIKTVPVKIGMPKRNNEKTECLTSDELTRLVEVLDSYPNIQVAGIFKLALYSGMRRSELLRLEWRDVDLERRTIRLRETKGGIDQSIPMNDLAYKLLSEHPRVAGSPFVFPGKDGNRRYDVKRHADHIRRLAGLPEGFRPMHGLRHTYASLLASSGQVDLYTLSKLLTHKSPVTTKRYAHLADKTLQQATNVISNIISQASIEPAIEAKK, encoded by the coding sequence ATGGCAAAATATGTTTCGGTCGATCCTGTCAGACATCCGGGAGTGGTGTATTACGAATCGGACAACCGGAAGCACAACGGCAAACCCGATAGATGTTTTTATATAACCTACAAAGTAGAAGGAAGGCTGACGCGGGAGAAAATCGGCTGGCTTTCCGAGGGGTATTCGGGGAAACTTGCAGGCCAGATACGGGCGGAACGGTTACGCAGTATCCGGCACGGAGAAGAGTTGCCAAAGCAACGGAAAAAGGTCCCTACCTTTGGAGAACTGGCAAAAGGCTATTTCGACCATTATAAAGGACTGCACGGCAAGATTGATTTGATTGATTTGAAACGCTATGAAGTGCATCTGGCGCCGGTCTTAGGCGATAAGAAAGCCGACCAGATTGACCCTTTAACGATCGACCGCATAAGGATTAACCTGAAGAAAGATGGGCGGGAAGGGAGCGTTTATAATGTCCTGGAGCTTGCCCGTCGAATCCTGAACTTTGCGTTTAAGAAGCGCCTTATAAAGACCGTGCCCGTAAAGATTGGTATGCCCAAACGGAACAATGAAAAGACGGAGTGCCTGACCAGCGATGAATTGACGCGGCTGGTTGAGGTTCTGGATTCATATCCTAATATTCAGGTGGCGGGCATATTTAAACTGGCCTTGTATAGCGGAATGCGACGTTCCGAGCTTCTACGTCTGGAGTGGAGAGACGTTGACCTTGAGCGTCGAACTATCCGGCTAAGAGAGACAAAGGGCGGCATCGACCAATCTATACCCATGAACGATCTGGCATATAAATTATTAAGTGAACATCCGAGGGTTGCAGGATCGCCTTTTGTCTTTCCTGGGAAAGACGGAAATAGACGTTATGATGTTAAGCGCCATGCTGACCATATCCGACGTTTGGCAGGGTTACCTGAAGGGTTCAGGCCGATGCACGGCCTAAGACATACCTATGCGTCTCTTCTGGCGTCAAGCGGGCAGGTCGATCTTTATACCTTGAGCAAGTTACTTACTCACAAATCACCGGTAACGACAAAACGCTACGCTCACCTGGCAGATAAAACGCTACAGCAGGCCACCAATGTAATTAGCAACATAATAAGCCAGGCAAGCATTGAACCGGCTATTGAGGCCAAAAAATAA
- a CDS encoding PilZ domain-containing protein: MSLGKEQRTTPRFDFGLKVVILKGGEAHFTKDISLRGCFLPACQVFDLNDKVDLAIDVPGFGYVFVTGEARHLANGGTGIMFLSFKDLKAKAALEEFLNVVSLCEESSEDNGLRWLDA; this comes from the coding sequence ATGTCTTTGGGAAAAGAGCAGAGGACAACCCCGCGCTTTGACTTTGGCCTCAAGGTCGTTATCCTTAAAGGCGGAGAGGCCCATTTTACGAAGGATATCAGCCTGAGAGGCTGCTTTTTACCTGCCTGCCAGGTATTTGATTTAAATGATAAGGTAGATCTGGCTATAGATGTGCCGGGGTTCGGCTATGTCTTTGTGACCGGGGAGGCCCGGCATCTTGCCAATGGTGGGACAGGCATCATGTTCCTTAGTTTTAAAGACCTTAAGGCCAAAGCGGCCTTGGAAGAATTTCTCAACGTAGTCTCCCTTTGTGAAGAGTCAAGCGAAGACAACGGCCTTCGATGGCTCGATGCATAG
- a CDS encoding PEP-CTERM sorting domain-containing protein, with amino-acid sequence MTWASDLTVNFGGHIYDDWRLPSTVDGLYVWGYDGTTNLGYNITSSEMGHLFYTELANLGWRDTLNNVRQSGYGLINTGDFQNLINDFYWSSTENPFTLKSALGFYFYDGSQREIGTRGGDYYAIAVRDGNVAAPVPDLVPDPIPEPATMLLIGSGLAVLAGIRIRSKKI; translated from the coding sequence ATGACTTGGGCATCTGATTTGACTGTGAATTTCGGCGGGCATATTTATGATGACTGGCGTCTGCCGTCAACAGTGGATGGCCTATATGTGTGGGGTTATGACGGCACCACCAACCTCGGCTACAACATCACGAGCAGTGAGATGGGGCACCTGTTCTATACAGAGCTTGCTAACCTGGGATGGCGTGACACCTTGAACAACGTTCGTCAATCGGGCTATGGCTTAATAAACACCGGTGATTTTCAGAATCTAATTAACGACTTCTACTGGTCGAGTACGGAGAATCCTTTCACTCTGAAGTCCGCGTTGGGCTTCTATTTTTACGACGGCAGCCAGCGCGAGATCGGTACGCGCGGGGGCGACTACTACGCCATTGCCGTGCGTGACGGAAATGTCGCCGCCCCCGTACCTGACCTAGTCCCCGACCCCATCCCCGAACCAGCCACCATGCTTCTTATCGGCTCTGGTCTTGCGGTCCTTGCTGGCATCAGAATCAGAAGCAAAAAAATATAG